The following proteins are encoded in a genomic region of Alphaproteobacteria bacterium:
- a CDS encoding glycosyltransferase family 25 protein translates to MHIILINLARAAERREKMQRQFDALGLDFEILEATDGRTLTEEQRALVDNRKRRRITPYPLSDNEIGCWISHRRAMATMLMRKLPMAVILEDDAELTPDFPHVLAALEKLGRPFDVIDLHRNFRRDEIFAPCRPLLPDNQLGRIGYTHMNLTAYVMSRKGAEKFLSQAPRFAHAVDKELHRYWANGLDIYGLEKPVAAQNDGGHSYIDEDRLQNRPEDRPRYPGADALYWKIMRWWSKFSDSVGKRICFPGYVRKGQRTMGYESGVQTTR, encoded by the coding sequence ATGCACATCATCCTGATCAATCTCGCGCGCGCGGCGGAGCGCCGCGAAAAGATGCAGCGTCAATTCGACGCGCTCGGCCTGGATTTCGAGATTCTCGAGGCCACCGACGGGCGGACGCTGACCGAAGAGCAGCGCGCGCTGGTGGATAACCGCAAGCGCCGCCGCATCACGCCCTATCCGCTGTCGGATAACGAGATCGGCTGCTGGATCAGCCATCGCCGCGCGATGGCGACCATGCTGATGCGCAAGCTGCCGATGGCCGTCATTCTGGAAGACGACGCCGAACTGACGCCGGATTTTCCCCATGTGCTGGCGGCACTGGAAAAACTGGGCAGACCCTTCGACGTCATCGATCTGCACCGCAATTTCCGCCGCGATGAAATCTTCGCGCCGTGCCGCCCGCTATTGCCGGATAATCAATTGGGCCGTATCGGCTATACGCATATGAATCTCACCGCCTACGTCATGTCGCGCAAGGGCGCGGAAAAATTCCTCAGCCAAGCGCCGCGCTTCGCCCATGCCGTGGACAAGGAACTGCATCGCTACTGGGCCAACGGCCTCGATATCTACGGCCTGGAAAAGCCCGTCGCGGCGCAAAATGACGGCGGCCATTCCTATATCGACGAAGACCGGCTGCAAAACCGCCCCGAAGACCGCCCGCGCTATCCGGGCGCCGACGCGCTTTATTGGAAGATCATGCGCTGGTGGAGCAAATTTTCGGACAGCGTCGGCAAGCGGATATGCTTTCCTGGCTATGTCCGCAAAGGCCAGCGCACGATGGGCTATGAATCAGGCGTTCAGACGACGAGGTAA
- the gyrA gene encoding DNA gyrase subunit A: protein MSAQNSPSPPDSISLISIEEEMQRSYLDYAMSVIVSRALPDVRDGLKPVHRRILYAMKEGGFDSTKPYKKSARIVGNVMGQYHPHGDSAIYDAMVRMAQDFSMRLMLVDGQGNFGSMDGDPPAAMRYTEARLAKSAESMLDDIDKNTVDFHPNYDESTVEPDVLPARFPNLLVNGAGGIAVGMATNIPPHNLGEVCDACIAYIDNPEVTIDELIDIVPAPDFPTGGLILGRSGCRSAYYTGRGSVVMRAKTEVEEIRKDRQAIIVTEIPYQVNKVSLIKRIAECVQEKIIEGISDLRDESDRDGVRMVIELKREAMADIVLNQLYRHTPLQTSFGVNMLALDHGRPILMTLRDVIRAFIEFREQVITRRTEYELGQARDRAHILVGLLVAVANIDAVIALIRNSPDPQTARAELMARSWPAGDIAPLIELVDEPGQLIEGQYKLSEPQAKAILDLRLHRLTGLERDKIGGELKDIVTQIADYLDILSSRPRLMGIMKDELLAVREQFATPRRTQIEDQEFETDIEDLIQREDMVVTFSHTGYVKRVPLSTYRAQKRGGKGRTGMNTKDEDFVREIFVASTHTPMLFFSSLGKVYKLKVYKLPLGNPQARGKALVNLLPLEQGESITTSLHLPEDEALWENLNIVFATSRGTVRRNKLSDFANVRQSGIIAMKLDEPGDKLIAVKTCDGVDDILLSTKFGKCIRFAVDDLRVFTGRNSVGVRGIRLAEGDEIISMSILGHVDAAAEERAGYLKQAAALRRAAGETELEAAGSGKDDEESADAVTLSPERFAELAKREEFILTVSARGFGKRSSSYEYRIAGRGGLGIMNMDMSERNGHVVAAFPVRADQDVMLVTDGGQIIRMPTADMRIAGRRTQGVTLFRVAEGEHVVSVAALDDEGDGEPEVS from the coding sequence GTGTCCGCGCAAAATTCGCCGTCGCCTCCCGACAGCATCAGTCTCATCTCCATCGAAGAGGAAATGCAGCGCAGCTATCTCGATTACGCGATGAGCGTGATCGTGTCGCGGGCGCTGCCCGACGTGCGCGACGGGCTGAAGCCCGTGCATCGCCGCATCCTGTACGCGATGAAGGAAGGCGGATTCGACAGCACCAAGCCTTACAAGAAATCCGCCCGCATCGTCGGTAACGTGATGGGCCAATATCACCCGCACGGCGACAGCGCGATCTATGACGCGATGGTGCGCATGGCGCAGGATTTCTCGATGCGCCTGATGCTCGTCGACGGGCAAGGCAATTTCGGCTCGATGGACGGCGATCCTCCGGCGGCGATGCGCTATACCGAGGCGCGGCTGGCGAAATCCGCCGAGAGCATGCTCGACGATATCGACAAGAACACCGTCGATTTCCATCCCAATTACGACGAATCCACGGTGGAGCCGGACGTGCTTCCGGCGCGCTTTCCCAATCTGCTGGTCAATGGCGCGGGCGGCATTGCCGTCGGCATGGCGACGAACATTCCGCCGCACAATCTGGGCGAGGTCTGCGACGCCTGCATCGCCTATATCGACAATCCCGAAGTCACGATCGACGAACTGATCGATATCGTTCCCGCGCCGGATTTCCCGACCGGGGGCCTGATCCTGGGGCGCAGCGGCTGCCGCAGCGCCTATTACACCGGGCGCGGCTCAGTCGTGATGCGCGCGAAAACGGAAGTGGAAGAAATCCGCAAGGACCGCCAGGCGATCATCGTCACCGAGATTCCGTACCAGGTGAACAAAGTCTCGCTGATCAAGCGCATCGCCGAATGCGTGCAGGAAAAGATCATCGAGGGCATCTCCGATCTGCGCGACGAATCCGACCGCGACGGCGTACGGATGGTCATCGAGCTCAAGCGCGAGGCGATGGCCGACATCGTGCTGAACCAGCTTTACCGCCACACGCCGCTGCAGACCTCGTTCGGGGTCAATATGCTGGCGCTCGACCATGGGCGGCCGATCCTGATGACGCTGCGCGACGTGATCCGCGCTTTCATCGAATTCCGCGAGCAGGTCATCACCCGCCGCACCGAGTACGAACTCGGGCAGGCGCGCGACCGGGCGCATATCCTGGTCGGGCTTCTGGTCGCGGTCGCCAATATCGACGCCGTCATCGCGCTGATCCGCAATTCGCCCGACCCGCAGACGGCGCGCGCCGAACTGATGGCGCGAAGCTGGCCCGCGGGCGACATCGCGCCGCTGATCGAGCTTGTCGACGAGCCGGGACAGCTGATCGAAGGCCAATACAAACTCAGCGAGCCGCAGGCCAAGGCGATCCTCGATCTGCGCCTGCATCGCCTGACCGGGCTCGAGCGCGACAAGATCGGCGGCGAGCTGAAAGACATCGTCACGCAGATCGCCGATTATCTCGACATCCTGTCGTCGCGCCCGCGCCTGATGGGCATCATGAAGGACGAGCTTCTCGCGGTGCGCGAGCAGTTCGCGACGCCGCGCCGCACGCAGATCGAGGACCAGGAATTCGAGACCGACATCGAGGATCTGATCCAGCGCGAGGACATGGTCGTGACCTTCAGCCATACCGGCTATGTCAAGCGCGTGCCGCTTTCCACCTATCGCGCGCAGAAGCGCGGCGGCAAGGGCCGCACCGGCATGAACACCAAGGACGAGGATTTCGTCCGCGAAATTTTCGTCGCCTCGACCCACACGCCGATGCTGTTCTTCTCGTCGCTCGGCAAGGTCTATAAGCTCAAGGTCTATAAGCTGCCGCTCGGCAACCCGCAGGCGCGCGGCAAGGCGCTGGTCAATCTGCTGCCGCTCGAACAGGGCGAGAGCATCACCACCTCGCTGCATCTGCCCGAGGACGAGGCGCTGTGGGAAAACCTCAACATCGTCTTCGCCACCTCGCGCGGCACGGTCAGGCGTAACAAGCTTTCCGACTTCGCCAATGTCCGCCAGTCCGGCATCATCGCCATGAAGCTCGACGAACCGGGCGATAAACTGATCGCGGTCAAGACCTGCGACGGCGTGGACGATATCCTGCTCTCGACCAAATTCGGCAAATGCATCCGCTTCGCCGTCGACGATCTGCGCGTCTTTACCGGACGCAATTCGGTCGGCGTGCGCGGCATCAGGCTTGCCGAGGGCGACGAGATCATCTCCATGTCGATCCTGGGCCATGTCGACGCCGCCGCCGAAGAACGCGCCGGATACCTGAAACAGGCGGCTGCCTTGCGGCGCGCGGCGGGAGAAACTGAACTTGAGGCGGCAGGAAGCGGCAAGGATGACGAGGAAAGCGCCGACGCCGTCACGTTATCGCCGGAACGTTTCGCCGAACTGGCGAAGCGCGAGGAATTCATCCTCACCGTCAGCGCGCGCGGCTTCGGCAAGCGCAGCTCGTCCTACGAATACCGCATCGCCGGACGCGGCGGCCTCGGCATCATGAATATGGACATGTCCGAGCGCAACGGCCATGTCGTCGCCGCCTTCCCGGTGCGCGCCGATCAGGACGTGATGCTGGTCACCGACGGCGGCCAGATCATCCGCATGCCGACCGCCGACATGCGCATCGCGGGCCGCCGCACCCAGGGCGTCACGCTGTTCCGCGTCGCCGAAGGCGAACATGTCGTATCGGTCGCGGCGCTGGATGATGAGGGCGACGGCGAGCCGGAAGTCTCGTGA
- the coaD gene encoding pantetheine-phosphate adenylyltransferase, with amino-acid sequence MVKPAPKKMKRTAIYPGTFDPITGGHIDIIRRGAKLADRLVVGVARNAGKDPLFDTRARVRMVEREVADLRRENFNIEVMEFDNLLMDFAASQGASVILRGLRAVSDFEYEFQMAGMNSYLNQGIDTVFLMSGDRHQFVSSRFVKEIARLGGDVTHFVSAHVARELKRRFAAASGRRKVQPIVRD; translated from the coding sequence ATGGTCAAGCCTGCCCCTAAAAAAATGAAACGCACCGCCATCTATCCCGGCACGTTCGACCCGATCACCGGCGGGCATATCGACATCATCCGGCGCGGCGCGAAGCTGGCGGATCGGCTCGTGGTCGGCGTCGCCAGGAACGCGGGCAAGGACCCGCTGTTCGACACCCGCGCGCGCGTGCGCATGGTCGAGCGCGAAGTCGCCGATCTGCGCCGCGAGAATTTCAATATCGAGGTGATGGAGTTCGACAATCTGCTGATGGACTTCGCGGCGTCGCAGGGCGCGAGCGTGATTTTGCGCGGGTTGCGCGCGGTATCGGATTTTGAATACGAGTTCCAGATGGCGGGAATGAATTCTTATCTCAACCAAGGCATCGACACGGTGTTCTTGATGTCCGGCGACCGCCACCAGTTCGTGTCGTCGCGCTTCGTCAAGGAAATCGCCCGCCTCGGTGGCGACGTGACGCATTTCGTCAGCGCCCATGTCGCGCGCGAGCTCAAGCGCCGCTTCGCCGCCGCCAGCGGACGGCGCAAGGTGCAGCCCATCGTGCGGGACTGA
- a CDS encoding DUF167 domain-containing protein, with protein MTADFFDIHVKVTPKASANRIGETREGPGGISQLMVYVTAAPDRNKANESVIALLAAHFGVPKSAIAVLRGHTGRNKVVRIARP; from the coding sequence TTGACCGCCGATTTTTTCGATATTCATGTCAAAGTGACGCCTAAAGCCTCGGCGAACCGGATCGGCGAAACCCGCGAGGGGCCGGGCGGCATCAGCCAGCTTATGGTTTACGTCACCGCCGCGCCGGACAGGAATAAAGCCAATGAATCGGTGATCGCGCTGCTGGCGGCGCATTTCGGCGTGCCGAAATCGGCGATCGCCGTCCTTCGCGGCCACACCGGTCGCAATAAGGTCGTCAGGATCGCGCGGCCATAA